The Pantoea phytobeneficialis genomic sequence CACACGTCAGGAACTGGACGCGACAACAGCGAAGGAATGGGGCGTGATTAATGAAATCGTACCACGCGACCATTTGTTGACGCGCGCACATGAACTGGCGGAGTCGCTGGCGACATTGCCGCCGCTGACCACCCGCTACACGCGTATCGCCCTGACGCAAAAATTACGCCGCCTGATCGATGAAGGCGCGGGCTATGGCCTGGCACTGGAAGGCATCAGTGCAGCGGATGTGGCGTTACAGGCCAGTTCCGGCGTCTGATCATCACGCAGATTATCCCCCACCAGCACAGGCCAACCTGTGCTGGTTTTTACGTTTGCAGGAGTTAAAAACATGAGCCAGAAAAGAACATTTCTGATTACCGGTGCCAGTAAAGGTATTGGCTTTGCACTTTCACAGCGTTTGGCGGCCAGTGGACATCAGGTGATTGGCATTGCGCGCAGTGCGCCAGCCCAACCCTTCCCCGGTCACTTTGTCGCGCTGGACCTGGCAGATAGTGCGGGATTCAAACAAGCCCTGGAGGACATCACTGCCCAATTCCCCCTTGATGGCGTCATCAACAATGTCGGCCTGGTCCGACCGCAATATCTGGCAGATGTCACCCTCGATGCACTGGATGAAGTATTAAAAGTGAATTTACAGCCAGCGTTGCTGGCAACTCAGGCCGCATTACCCGGTATGCAGTCGCGAGGTTTCGGACGGGTAGTTAACATTTCCAGCCTGACGGTACTTGGCGTGCCGCAGCGCACCTCATATGCCGCGGCCAAGGCGGCGCTGGTCAGCTTTACCCGGAGCTGGGCGCTGGAACTGGCAACCCAGGGGATTACCGTAAACGCCGTGGCACCAGGCCCCACCGAAACAGAACTGTTCCGTGCCAGCAATCCCCCAGGCAGTCTGGGAGAACAGCGTTACCTCAGTAGCGTACCGATGAAGCGCTTCGGGCAGCCGGATGAGATCGCCGCAACCATTGCGTTCCTGTTATCTGAAGAGGCGGGATTTATGACGGGGCAGACGTTATATGTCGATGGGGGAGCATCAATTGGGGTAGCGCAGATTTAAAGCCAGTGACAGCCAGTAACGGCGCGATTTATCGCGCCGTTTTCGTTGTTACGATACCCAGGCAGGGAAATCGGTATAACCGCGTGCATCGCCGCCGAAGAAGGTGTCACGATCCCAGGCAGTGAACGGGTGCCCCTGACGAATACGTTCTGGCAGGTCCGGGTTAGCGGTAAATAAGCGACCAAACGCAATCAGGTCAGCGTCCCCGTTTACCAGCATCGCCTCTGCCGCCTCCGGTTTAAATCCGCCAGCCGCAATGATCATTCCGCTAAAGAACGGGCGCAGTTCACGACTGGCGACCGGTTCCGCATAGCTGCCGTTCTCGCGATCTTCAGGTCCCACAATCCGTGGTTCGATAATGTGTAGATACGCCAGGGAAAAATCGTTCAATTTTTCCACCAGATAACGAAACGTGGTGGCCGGGTCGCTGTCATGCATATCGCCATAAATGCCGCTCGGTGAAATACGTACGCTGACACGCCCACTGCCCCAGACATCTGTCAGCACCGCCACCACGTCAAGTAAAAACCGGGCGCGATTTGCCAGACTTCCTCCCCACTTATCGTTACGCTTGTTGCT encodes the following:
- a CDS encoding SDR family oxidoreductase, producing MSQKRTFLITGASKGIGFALSQRLAASGHQVIGIARSAPAQPFPGHFVALDLADSAGFKQALEDITAQFPLDGVINNVGLVRPQYLADVTLDALDEVLKVNLQPALLATQAALPGMQSRGFGRVVNISSLTVLGVPQRTSYAAAKAALVSFTRSWALELATQGITVNAVAPGPTETELFRASNPPGSLGEQRYLSSVPMKRFGQPDEIAATIAFLLSEEAGFMTGQTLYVDGGASIGVAQI